In Oryza brachyantha chromosome 2, ObraRS2, whole genome shotgun sequence, a single window of DNA contains:
- the LOC102721339 gene encoding protein SICKLE, translated as MEGGEQEEETSAKRRERLLALRSSAATATAAAAGSSPSAAPPPAGAAAWDLPVPDLVNDPAAAASLPPPRFDYYTNPAAAFASSSAASHKRKVPDFRAPAPPYGSGNYGSGYYPPHQHHMAPSPTHSPSPMAYDSLVGNHCRTTQFRTPMSGLRGPPLGAPPPFAFGPYSAPPSQGPYPHSPSFAHRNSNPGQDSGGRMNYGPRGGPYSHHGRGRGQNYHGSPGSTGRGQRGGSGLQNFSASRGQRSYYNKSMIDDPWRDLQPVVGNILIPRDGSKSWLPNSLRAKKDTSDRGQIKSTPSGLSLAEYLDLSFNEASNDT; from the exons ATGGAGGGCggcgagcaggaggaggagacgtcAGCGAAGCGCCGGGAGCGCCTCCTCGCGCtccgctcctccgccgccaccgctaccgccgcggcagccggctcctcgccgtccgccgcgccgccaccggcgggGGCGGCCGCGTGGGATCTCCCGGTGCCCGACCTGGTGaacgaccccgccgccgccgcctcgctcccGCCTCCGCGGTTTGACTACTACAccaaccccgccgccgccttcgcctcctCGTCCGCCGCCTCCCATAAGCGGAAGGTCCCCGACTTCCGGGCTCCGGCCCCGCCCTACG GATCAGGGAATTACGGAAGTGGTTATTACCCTCCACACCAGCACCATATGGCCCCATCGCCAACTCACTCTCCATCCCCGATGGCCTATGATTCACTGGTGGGCAATCACTGTCGTACAACGCAGTTCCGGACTCCAATGTCAGGACTCCGAGGACCTCCTCTTGGTGCTCCTCCACCCTTCGCCTTCGGCCCATATTCTGCTCCTCCATCTCAAGGTCCTTATCCACATTCACCAAGCTTTGCACACAGAAACTCTAATCCTGGCCAAGATAGTGGTGGCCGAATGAACTATGGACCCAGAGGTGGTCCATACTCACATCATGGAAGAGGGAGGGGCCAGAACTACCATGGCAGCCCAGGATCAACGGGAAGAGGACAAAGGGGTGGCTCAGGCTTACAAAACTTTTCTGCATCGCGAGGTCAAAGAAGCTATTACAACAAAAGCATGATTGATGATCCATGGCGGGATTTGCAACCAGTTGTTGGCAACATACTGATACCTAGGGATGGATCCAAGTCATGGCTTCCAAACTCGTTGCGTGCGAAGAAGGATACATCTGATCGAGGCCAAATTAAGTCGACACCATCAGGATTGAGCTTGGCAGAGTACCTTGACTTGTCCTTCAACGAGGCTTCTAATGATACGTAG
- the LOC102709431 gene encoding heavy metal-associated isoprenylated plant protein 7-like: MRVFMHCEGCARKVKRILKGFDGVEDIVTDSKAHKVIVKGKKAAADPMKVVQRVQKKTGRKVELLSPMPPPVEEKKEEEKKEEPEPPKPEEKEPTVIAVVLKVHMHCEACAQVIRKKILKMKGVQSAEPDLKASQVTVKGVFEEAKLADYVRKRTGRNAAIVKAEPVAPPENGGDTDAKDDKKAAEGSEEKGESKEEKNDGDDTGGDEKEKEKEKDDSNAADAEEKDKEKDPTAMAAANLYMHYPRFSSHPGGYGAPGYAYPYAPQLFSDENPNACSVM; the protein is encoded by the exons atgcGGGTCTTCATGCACTGCGAAGGGTGCGCTCGCAAGGTCAAGAGGATCCTCAAGGGATTTGATG GAGTGGAAGATATTGTCACAGACTCAAAAGCGCACAAGGTGATTGTGAAAGGAAAGAAGGCTGCTGCTGACCCAATGAAGGTGGTACAGCGTGTGCAGAAGAAGACCGGACGCAAGGTTGAGCTTCTGTCGCCGATGCCTCCTCCggtggaggagaagaaggaagaggagaaaaaggaagagccAGAGCCACCAAAACCTGAAGAGAAGGAG CCCACAGTGATAGCCGTGGTCCTGAAGGTCCATATGCATTGTGAGGCCTGTGCACAAGTTATCAGGAAGAAAATCCTCAAGATGAAAG gaGTGCAATCAGCAGAGCCAGACCTAAAGGCATCACAAGTGACAGTGAAGGGCGTGTTTGAGGAGGCAAAGCTCGCTGATTACGTGCGTAAACGCACCGGTAGGAATGCTGCCATTGTCAAAGCTGAGCCAGTGGCTCCCCCTGAGAACGGCGGCGACACCGATGCGAAGGATGACAAGAAGGCAGCCGAAGGCAGCgaggagaagggagagagCAAAGAGGAAAAGAATGATGGCGATGACACTGGTGGTGacgagaaagaaaaggagaaagagaagGACGACAGCAATGCTGCCGACGCTGAGGAGAAGGACAAGGAGAAAGATCCCACAGCCATGGCTGCTGCAAATCTGTACATGCATTACCCAAGATTCAGCAGCCACCCTGGTGGATATGGTGCTCCTGGATACGCATACCCATATGCGCCGCAGCTCTTCAGCGATGAGAATCCAAATGCTTGCTCTGTGATGTGA